A portion of the Francisella uliginis genome contains these proteins:
- a CDS encoding RCC1 domain-containing protein has protein sequence MKKIIVLLAAVLLCTHAFATFTQSFFDEHNHSTDNFSPKNNNYRDDAKIQKYGLNFSKDESENYNCSYDASGQIRCGDYKLRKDTTSDGGKRLSKEMREHLEKLKKSKNIRQGDDFNCALDDGDEVYCWGSNKRGQLGTPNIKSKAKTPQKVDTNVKFKKVYTKAHYACALDEHNHAYCWGDGSNGEVGNGEKGLFNEPQKVKTDMQFSRLIMARTYTCGVAKKSNDVYCWGKSKKGTVNLDSSVPVKI, from the coding sequence ATGAAAAAAATTATAGTTCTTCTAGCTGCTGTACTTTTATGTACTCATGCATTTGCTACATTTACGCAGTCTTTTTTTGATGAACATAATCATTCAACTGATAACTTCTCACCTAAAAATAATAATTATCGAGATGATGCAAAAATTCAGAAGTATGGTTTGAACTTCAGTAAGGATGAGTCTGAAAATTATAATTGTAGCTATGATGCTTCAGGACAAATAAGATGTGGAGATTATAAGCTTAGGAAAGATACGACTAGTGATGGTGGTAAAAGACTTAGTAAGGAAATGAGAGAGCATCTTGAGAAGCTTAAAAAATCTAAAAATATTCGTCAAGGAGATGATTTTAACTGTGCTCTAGACGATGGTGATGAGGTTTACTGTTGGGGTAGTAATAAAAGAGGTCAACTTGGTACGCCTAACATAAAAAGCAAAGCAAAAACTCCACAAAAAGTTGATACAAATGTTAAGTTTAAAAAAGTATACACAAAAGCACATTATGCTTGTGCATTAGATGAACATAATCATGCTTATTGTTGGGGAGATGGTAGTAATGGTGAAGTTGGAAATGGAGAAAAAGGTCTTTTCAATGAGCCACAAAAAGTCAAAACAGATATGCAGTTTAGTAGATTAATTATGGCAAGAACATATACTTGTGGAGTTGCCAAGAAATCTAATGATGTATACTGTTGGGGTAAAAGTAAAAAAGGTACTGTAAACTTAGATTCCTCAGTGCCAGTTAAAATTTAA
- a CDS encoding RCC1 domain-containing protein, with protein sequence MKKNIIIIALLLIYSSAFALETFTQSFFSAYNRNNEYNKNIAYYASGELRVGHHDIIEADSDNDNAKQIEEHYKQLQKAKGLSQKSGSKCFMDKDYNIYCINDKNTEEPEEQQQAQTSDSLGMNFSDKNKFEKVYGQSKYACALDKQGSAYCWGDGEQGEIGNGKRGHFSKPQKVKTDIKFSRLSVSKTYVCGIAKQNKGIYCWGKSSGSTNLNSAVPVQI encoded by the coding sequence ATGAAAAAAAATATAATAATAATTGCACTTTTATTGATATATAGTAGTGCTTTTGCTCTTGAAACCTTTACCCAAAGTTTCTTTTCAGCCTACAATAGGAATAATGAATATAATAAAAATATAGCTTATTATGCTTCTGGCGAGCTTAGGGTTGGTCATCATGATATTATCGAAGCTGACTCTGATAATGATAATGCTAAACAAATAGAAGAGCATTATAAACAACTTCAAAAAGCCAAAGGTCTTAGTCAGAAGAGTGGCTCAAAATGCTTTATGGATAAAGATTACAACATTTACTGTATTAATGATAAGAATACTGAAGAGCCAGAGGAGCAACAACAAGCTCAAACTTCAGATTCTTTAGGTATGAACTTCAGTGATAAGAATAAGTTTGAAAAAGTATATGGTCAGAGTAAGTATGCTTGTGCTTTAGACAAGCAAGGAAGTGCATATTGTTGGGGAGATGGTGAGCAGGGAGAGATTGGTAATGGAAAAAGAGGACACTTTAGTAAACCACAGAAAGTTAAAACAGATATTAAATTTAGTAGATTAAGTGTATCTAAAACATATGTTTGTGGTATTGCGAAACAAAATAAAGGTATTTACTGTTGGGGTAAAAGCTCAGGCAGTACAAATTTAAATTCTGCAGTTCCTGTCCAAATATAG
- a CDS encoding YqeG family HAD IIIA-type phosphatase: MLSRSLYTIKQMFRHRKMLKSLKYSNCLERVIHLTPEFLSDKKVSYLALDFDGVLASHGKPEILAEVKQWLDDFVTKFDESNIFILSNKPTQERLEYFKKYFPRIRFISGVAKKPYPDGLNKIIYTVACEPQEVALVDDRLLTGALACFIAGCYPILITKPYVDRENYTKEERFFSFLRYWEQKIFL, encoded by the coding sequence ATGCTTAGTCGATCTTTATATACTATTAAACAAATGTTTAGGCATAGAAAAATGCTTAAATCTCTAAAGTATAGCAATTGCTTAGAAAGAGTTATTCACTTGACGCCTGAATTCTTAAGTGACAAGAAAGTTAGTTATTTGGCTTTAGATTTTGATGGAGTGTTGGCTAGCCATGGTAAGCCAGAAATTCTTGCTGAAGTTAAACAGTGGCTAGATGACTTTGTTACTAAATTTGACGAGAGTAATATATTTATCCTTTCAAATAAGCCAACTCAAGAAAGACTCGAGTATTTTAAGAAATACTTTCCTAGAATTAGATTTATATCGGGGGTTGCAAAAAAGCCTTACCCTGATGGTCTCAATAAGATTATATACACAGTAGCTTGTGAGCCACAAGAAGTTGCTCTTGTTGATGATAGACTCTTGACGGGAGCTTTAGCATGCTTTATAGCTGGGTGCTACCCAATACTTATAACAAAACCTTACGTTGATAGAGAGAATTATACAAAAGAAGAGAGATTCTTTAGTTTTTTGCGTTATTGGGAGCAAAAAATCTTTTTATAG
- the rsmI gene encoding 16S rRNA (cytidine(1402)-2'-O)-methyltransferase — protein sequence MNSIGSSTLYVVATPIGNLGDITLRAMDVLKSADVILAEDTRVTAKLLMNLNIRAEQKLVSCHDFNEESRVQQVKEFLDDGKKVALVSDAGTPLISDPGYKIVANLRSDNYKVVPIPGVSAVTTALSAAGLPSDSFMFKGFLSAKKAKRQEQIQDLKKLNTTVILYESVHRIEYLLEDLDSILPNVDIAVAKELTKQFETFVNGKPAHVIEFFKDYPEKLKGEFVVIVDCNNISTSDSSNIDQDLLLEALLDELPLKKAVKLTSELLKLKKNDIYQKALYLKKDMDLKKNA from the coding sequence GTGAATAGTATAGGTAGTTCAACTCTTTATGTTGTTGCGACACCAATAGGTAATCTAGGAGATATAACTCTCCGTGCTATGGATGTACTAAAATCAGCTGATGTGATTTTAGCTGAAGATACTCGTGTAACAGCAAAGCTTTTAATGAACCTTAATATACGAGCGGAACAAAAGCTAGTATCGTGTCATGATTTTAATGAGGAGTCCAGGGTGCAACAGGTTAAAGAGTTTTTGGATGATGGAAAAAAGGTTGCTTTAGTTAGTGATGCAGGCACTCCATTAATATCTGATCCTGGATATAAGATAGTAGCAAACTTACGTAGTGATAATTACAAAGTAGTTCCCATTCCTGGTGTTAGTGCAGTAACCACAGCTTTATCGGCTGCTGGATTGCCTTCTGATAGTTTTATGTTTAAAGGTTTTTTATCTGCAAAGAAAGCAAAAAGACAAGAGCAAATACAAGATCTTAAAAAACTAAATACAACAGTTATACTCTATGAGTCTGTGCATAGGATAGAGTATTTACTAGAGGACTTAGATAGTATTTTACCAAATGTAGATATAGCTGTTGCAAAAGAGCTAACAAAACAGTTTGAGACTTTTGTTAATGGTAAACCAGCTCATGTGATAGAGTTTTTTAAGGATTATCCAGAAAAGTTAAAAGGTGAATTTGTTGTCATCGTTGACTGTAATAATATAAGTACATCAGATTCATCAAATATTGATCAAGACTTATTACTAGAAGCACTACTTGATGAGTTACCTTTAAAAAAAGCTGTTAAATTAACATCAGAGCTATTAAAACTTAAAAAAAATGATATTTATCAAAAAGCTTTATATTTGAAAAAAGATATGGATTTGAAAAAAAATGCTTAG